Proteins encoded by one window of Crassostrea angulata isolate pt1a10 chromosome 9, ASM2561291v2, whole genome shotgun sequence:
- the LOC128162273 gene encoding mucin-5AC-like, which produces MSPETTLLSTELTNKASTTETLSPTDSITTVVMTTETSAPTDSTTTDVMTFENSASSSTYSTSIEDITTETLIPTDDTSTNAMTTETSSHTDSITTDAKTTETSSSTIGTTTDAMTTKSSSLDDSTTTDVMTTKTSSPTERTTTDTINTETTCPTDSTTADAMTTKTSNPTDSTTTDAPTTETSGHTDITTTEAPATGTSSPTDSTTTYGMTTEASSSTDSTSTDAITTKTSSLSTSTDKMTTETSSPTDSITADAPTTKTSIPSKSTSTDAPTTETSSPTDSTTTDAPTTEMSSPTDNTTTDAMTTETSIPTDSTTTDAPTTETSIPTDSTTTDAPTTEMSSPTDSTTTDAMTTETSSPTDSTTTDAPTIETSSPTGSTTTDALTTETSTLTDITTTDAMATETSIPTDNTTTDAMTTETSSPTDSTTTDATTTETSSPTDSTTTESTETTTTDAMTTETSTPTDSTTTDAMTTETSTPTDSTTTDAMTTETSSPTESTTTDAMSTELSTPTDITTTDAPITETSSPTDNTTTNAMTTETSSPTDSTTTDAPTTETSKSSEQRCVMTYEFSGGNHEVPCFNDTYSWIVIQRRYDGSVDFYRNWAEYKVGFGDLDSEFWLGNNYIHELTSIFGYTHLRIEIKAFDGQEGYAEYSFLVDDEALLYKIHNTWISGDIGDTLWITDGASFCTMDQDNDGSKTKVCTDVYQGGWWYSWAVWCTEGNLNGKYNHVYKSDKTGIFWFQFDNHHTLKEVRMMIRKP; this is translated from the exons ATGTCGCCTGAAACAACATTATTGTCAACTGAATTGACAAACAAAGCTTCAACAACTGAGACGTTAAGTCCAACTGACAGCATTACCACAGTTGTAATGACAACTGAAACATCAGCTCCTACTGATAGCACAACCACAGACGTAATGACATTTGAAAACTCAGCGTCAAGTAGTACATACAGCACCAGTATAGAAGATATAACGACTGAAACGTTGATTCCAACAGACGACACATCAACAAATGCAATGACAACTGAAACGTCAAGTCACACTGACAGCATAACCACAGATGCAAAGACAACTGAAACGTCAAGCTCCACTATTGGCACAACCACAGATGCAATGACAACTAAATCGTCAAGTCTTGATGACAGCACAACCACAGACGTAATGACAACCAAAACGTCAAGTCCTACTGAGAGAACAACCACAGACACAATTAATACTGAAACGACATGTCCTACCGACAGCACAACCGCAGATGCAATGACAACTAAAACGTCTAATCCTACTGACAGCACAACCACAGACGCACCGACAACTGAAACGTCAGGTCACACTGATATCACAACCACAGAAGCACCTGCAACTGGAACGTCAAGCCCTACTGACAGCACAACCACGTATGGAATGACAACTGAAGCGTCAAGTAGTACTGACAGCACATCCACAGATGCAATAACAACTAAAACGTCAAGTCTCAGTACATCCACAGATAAAATGACAACTGAAACGTCAAGTCCCACTGACAGCATAACCGCAGATGCACCGACAACTAAAACGTCAATTCCCAGTAAAAGTACATCCACAGACGCACCGACAACTGAAACATCAAGTCCTACTGACAGCACAACCACAGATGCACCGACAACTGAAATGTCAAGTCCTACTGACAACACAACAACAGATGCAATGACAACTGAAACGTCAATCCCTACTGACAGCACAACCACAGACGCACCGACAACTGAAACGTCAATCCCTACTGACAGCACAACCACAGACGCACCGACAACTGAAATGTCAAGTCCCACTGACAGTACAACCACAGATGCAATGACAACTGAAACTTCAAGTCCCACTGACAGTACAACCACAGACGCACCAACAATTGAAACGTCAAGCCCTACTGGCAGCACAACCACAGACGCACTGACAACTGAAACGTCAACTCTTACTGACATTACAACAACAGATGCAATGGCAACTGAAACGTCAATCCCTACTGACAACACAACCACAGATGCAATGACAACTGAAACGTCAAGCCCTACTGACAGCACAACCACAGACGCAACGACAACCGAAACATCAAGCCCTACTGACAGCACAACCACAGAGTCAACTGAAAC CACAACAACAGATGCAATGACAACTGAAACGTCAACTCCTACTGACAGCACAACAACCGATGCAATGACAACTGAAACGTCAACTCCTACTGACAGCACAACCACAGATGCAATGACAACTGAAACGTCAAGCCCTACTGAAAGCACAACAACAGATGCAATGTCAACTGAATTGTCAACTCCTACCGACATCACAACCACAGACGCACCGATAACTGAAACATCAAGTCCTACTGACAACACAACAACTAATGCAATGACAACTGAAACGTCAAGCCCTACTGACAGCACAACCACAGACGCACCGACAACTGAAACGTCAA AAAGTTCCGAACAGCGTTGTGTGATGACATACGAATTTTCTGGAGGAAACCACGAAGTTCCCTGTTTTAATGACACTTACTCCTGGATT GTCATACAGAGACGATACGACGGAAGTGTTGATTTCTACCGGAACTGGGCTGAATATAAAGTTGGCTTCGGTGACCTAGATTCTGAATTCTGGTTAG GAAACAACTATATACATGAGCTGACTAGTATCTTTGGATACACTCATTTAAGGATTGAAATAAAGGCGTTTGATGGCCAAGAGGGATACGCTGAATACTCATTCTTAGTAGACGACGAAGCTCTTTTGTAtaaaatacacaatacatggATATCGGGGGACATTGGTG ATACATTATGGATAACAGATGGCGCCTCATTTTGCACTATGGATCAGGATAATGATGGAAGCAAGACCAAAGTGTGCACAGATGTATATCAAGGAGGATGGTGGTATTCATGGGCTGTTTGGTGCACAGAAGGGAATCTGAATGGGAAATACAACCACGTTTATAAATCAGATAAGACCGGGATCTTTTGGTTTCAATTTGACAATCATCACACTCTTAAAGAAGTGCGAATGATGATACGTAAACCTTAG